The following are from one region of the Channa argus isolate prfri chromosome 6, Channa argus male v1.0, whole genome shotgun sequence genome:
- the zbtb38 gene encoding zinc finger and BTB domain-containing protein 38, which yields MMTVVSQCTQNLMDRFCVPVMDPHTILSKLNEQRSHGLFCDVTIVVEDVKFRAHKNILAACSGYFRNALTTPESSGQVLELMDLKSEIFASILNFIYCSKVASSVAEDTGGIVAAGKRLGIPFLEKLAEQEKQDECVKATDSSRAPVSKKTKQEAPRLEEIDTARGPRITNAFSITEVCPGNNPFTPMVQTSEERQSPDVGELPSSCPTTSCLNGNSENTHALSEHSYAVSKSTECKDSSQWDNKKVSNKPAISQPKQLIYRNTGPLKKRHRLRGILGKSMLPTPVEPQIDKSNTPIPILGDGSNEAPAAVMTPPPLFSEEEKVTDPGPPLSTDNIQVELGPPTLSPHTEDSISIYGCEHCPEIFTNKALLTIHSEVHKKRFVSHLFCKFCHRKFIHLKRLRNHEQVCPKAVGGPPKLDATNILTKEVDPHSDGMQITTDIITHLPSADLSTPFTPEPLEVDQLESLQDEKAVRPEGGQRRYNCSVCKRIYVTLSSLKRHENVHSWQRAYPCHYCNKVFALAEYRTKHEIWHTGERRYQCIFCLETFMTYYILKNHQKSFHGIDPNLAVKKKSANGGLKASVYPIKLYRLLPMKFRKRHYKTYSQTYADRAERGDKDPLDSNCLVPPFEENGLNSLPDTVSFPLTFMATTKMVAPVMPRISFEKPCDKDIDQGLNNELEIQRGTRKDSENTDLSCMKYNSTFSLKPDAESPALAYKDDPPVLINSEQISHDVKFLHSLNTVKKLSELSTSAKRVEDMTKEILQATSRKGNLVRDKTLGEKTETYIAKPACPGPSVNGDAIPLCQITVKIGNEAIIRRQIKGSKLFPRKKRRIREMREDNSQCQESQCSPTRETSESPRLRLRPEVSAGRQPETFDDPNDCDTADKLWRPYYSYKAKKKRKNLRFKHRKTLFHPNTETSVDRTAAGEALLDRSSWQTEKINSSGGAEVKRNLSRNCSPRATYNCDICDSSFITETGLRAHVIGSHPCFCRTCGKQGPPGEAPAGGDYICNSCMENGSCFDNTPRSPNLEKKYRCSFCPQRFLYLATKRSHEKKHQETKEEGYNFDNFTPCSKYLSEDNQQDTIKTEESDNQVCTDIKSEKVEGGQFSIDKIKPKIEDTTDYMSVTTYQDMSYSNIKNPLSLCIEPLFSLTPSKMKHKMAKKKIDAQHSMHLISKNQPCERDNDSNMDTLMGPRTNSHSDRKKSCKLFKRNDSEPKSTHISIHKPEK from the exons ATG atGACTGTGGTATCCCAATGCACTCAGAACCTGATGGATAGGTTCTGTGTCCCTGTGATGGACCCTCACACTATTCTTAGCAAGCTCAATGAGCAGCGCTCACACGGCCTCTTCTGTGATGTTACAATTGTGGTGGAGGATGTGAAGTTTCGGGCCCACAAGAACATCCTGGCAGCCTGCAGTGGGTACTTCAGGAATGCCCTGACAACTCCTGAGAGCTCTGGCCAAGTCCTGGAGCTGATGGACCTGAAGTCTGAGATCTTTGCCAGTATCCTCAACTTTATCTACTGCTCCAAGGTGGCCTCATCTGTTGCAGAGGATACAGGGGGCATAGTGGCAGCTGGAAAAAGACTTGGCATTCCTTTTTTAGAGAAGCTTGCAGAACAAGAGAAACAGGATGAATGTGTTAAAGCCACTGACTCCAGCAGAGCGCCAgtgtctaaaaaaacaaaacaagaagctCCCAGGCTTGAGGAGATAGACACTGCCAGAGGGCCACGCATCACCAATGCCTTCTCTATCACTGAAGTGTGTCCTGGGAACAATCCTTTCACACCTATGGTTCAAACCAGTGAAGAGAGGCAGTCGCCAGATGTAGGGGAGCTTCCATCAAGTTGCCCTACAACGTCCTGTCTCAATGGAAACAGTGAGAACACCCACGCTCTCTCAGAACACTCATATGCAGTAAGCAAATCTACTGAATGCAAAGACAGCAGCCAATGGGACAACAAGAAGGTCAGCAATAAGCCAGCAATATCACAGCCAAAGCAACTTATTTACAGGAACACAGGCCCACTTAAGAAGCGCCACAGGCTGAGAGGCATTTTAGGCAAAAGTATGCTTCCAACACCAGTTGAACCACAAATAGATAAATCAAACACACCAATCCCTATATTAGGCGATGGTAGTAATGAGGCACCTGCTGCAGTCATGACACCACCTCCATTGTTTTCAGAAGAGGAAAAAGTTACAGACCCTGGGCCACCACTGTCCACTGACAATATCCAAGTCGAGTTAGGTCCACCGACACTTTCTCCTCACACAGAGGACAGCATTTCAATTTATGGATGTGAGCACTGTCCAGagatttttacaaataaagctCTTCTCACTATTCACTCGGAAGTTCATAAAAAGCGTTTTGTCAGTCATTTGTTTTGCAAGTTTTGTCACAGAAAGTTCATACATCTTAAAAGGCTGCGCAACCATGAGCAGGTCTGTCCTAAAGCTGTAGGAGGTCCACCTAAACTAGATGCTACTAACATATTAACCAAAGAGGTGGACCCCCATTCAGATGGAATGCAGATCACGACTGACATCATCACACACCTTCCCTCTGCTGATCTCTCCACCCCTTTTACCCCAGAGCCCCTTGAAGTGGACCAATTAGAGTCTTTACAGGATGAGAAGGCAGTGAGGCCAGAGGGCGGCCAGAGAAGATACAACTGCAGTGTGTGTAAACGCATCTATGTCACTCTGTCTAGTCTCAAGAGACATGAGAACGTACATTCCTGGCAGAGGGCCTATCCCTGTCATTATTGTAATAAAGTGTTTGCCTTGGCAGAGTACCGTACCAAGCATGAAATCTGGCACACAGGGGAACGGCGCTATCAGTGCATTTTCTGCCTTGAGACATTCATGACATACTATATTTTAAAGAACCATCAAAAGTCTTTCCATGGCATTGATCCCAATCTAGCGGTTAAGAAAAAATCAGCCAATGGTGGCCTGAAAGCCAGTGTTTATCCGATTAAGCTCTACAGGCTTCTGCCTATGAAGTTTCGAAAGAGACATTACAAGACGTACAGTCAAACATATGCAGACAGAGCTGAAAGAGGAGATAAAGACCCATTAGACAGCAACTGTCTTGTCCCACCATTTGAAGAAAATGGTCTAAACAGCCTCCCTGACACGGTTTCATTCCCTTTAACCTTCATGGCAACAACAAAGATGGTGGCCCCTGTCATGCCTCGCATCAGCTTTGAAAAGCCATGCGACAAAGATATTGACCAAGGTCTTAACAATGAATTAGAAATTCAACGAGGCACAAGAAAAGACTCTGAGAATACAGATTTGTCCTGCATGAAATACAACAGCACCTTCTCATTGAAACCCGATGCAGAGTCTCCTGCACTGGCATACAAAGATGATCCTCCAGTGCTAATTAATTCAGAGCAGATAAGTCATGATGTAAAGTTCCTTCACTCTTTGAACACTGTCAAAAAGTTAAGTGAGTTATCAACTTCTGCAAAGAGAGTTGAGGATATGACAAAGGAGATACTTCAGGCTACTTCACGCAAAGGGAATTTGGTGCGTGATAAAACGTTGggggaaaagacagaaacatataTTGCCAAGCCAGCTTGCCCGGGTCCATCTGTGAACGGTGATGCCATACCACTCTGTCAGATAACAGTGAAAATAGGCAATGAAGCCATTATACGCAGACAAATTAAAGGATCTAAGCTCTTCCccagaaagaagaggagaattAGAGAAATGAGAGAGGACAATAGCCAGTGCCAGGAGAGCCAGTGCTCTCCAACAAGAGAAACCTCAGAGAGCCCCAGACTCCGCCTCAGACCAGAGGTCAGTGCCGGCAGACAGCCAGAAACATTTGATGATCCCAATGACTGTGACACGGCGGATAAACTGTGGCGTCCGTACTACTCTTACAaagctaaaaagaaaaggaagaactTGCgattcaaacacagaaaaaccttgTTTCACCCTAACACTGAAACATCTGTAGATAGAACTGCTGCCGGTGAGGCCCTCCTTGACAGAAGTAGTTGGCAAACAGAAAAGATCAACTCCAGTGGTGGTGCAGAGGTGAAACGTAATCTCAGCAGGAACTGCAGCCCAAGGGCTACCTACAACTGTGACATCTGTGACAGCTCTTTTATCACAGAGACTGGTCTGAGAGCTCATGTTATTGGTTCTCACCCATGTTTCTGCAGGACCTGTGGTAAACAAGGTCCACCAGGTGAGGCACCCGCTGGTGGTGACTACATCTGCAATAGCTGTATGGAAAATGGTTCCTGCTTTGACAATACACCCCGGAGCCCCAACCTAGAGAAAAAGTATCGCTGCTCCTTCTGTCCCCAACGTTTTCTCTACCTTGCCACCAAAAGAAGCCATGAGAAAAAACATCAGGAGACAAAAGAGGAGGGATATAATTTTGACAACTTCACACCATGTTCTAAATACCTGAGTGAAGACAATCAACAAGACACCATTAAAACTGAGGAAAGTGACAATCAAGTGTGTACAgacataaaaagtgaaaaggtGGAAGGAGGACAATTTTCCATTGATAAAATTAAACCTAAAATTGAGGATACAACTGACTACATGTCTGTGACTACATACCAGGACATGTCATATTCCAACATTAAAAATCCACTGTCACTCTGCATTGAGCCCCTGTTTTCTCTGACACCCTCAAAGATGAAACAtaaaatggccaaaaaaaagATTGATGCACAGCATTCTATGCATCTCATCTCAAAAAATCAACCGTGTGAAAGAGACAATGATAGCAACATGGACACTTTGATGGGGCCAAGAACAAACAGTCACAGTGATCGTAAGAAGTCTTGTAAACTGTTTAAGAGAAATGATTCGGAGCCTAAAAGTACCCACATTTCTATACACAAGCCAGAGAAATGA
- the trip12 gene encoding E3 ubiquitin-protein ligase TRIP12 isoform X10, translating to MSNRPNSNPGGSLRRSQRNTAAAQPQDHTVAGRLQSEQVKHKANSPPENRRPNSKASKATASSATGQSRGHSSRRSSLTLSVASFVLQDDPEAAGTSEQERPGHQSKSEGPRGLKRSEAPDQISTFGPTPAKKPKSLPPTRDNTLETKKGPAKSKKRSVTSEPPASSGRGSSKKSGATWASPVQKRRKVDSLPGLSSTAGSLPNCTEGRTAKPTKLASKSAASAKAGCSNVTDSSSSASTSSSSSTTGTNSTITQGARVKQGKDQSKARRSRSASSPSPRRSTRDKEQGKSASSSKFEWAARFNPKVNLPKPKLSLPGSSKTESSKPGPSGLQAKLASLRKSTKKRSESPPAELPSFRRSTRQKTTGSCASTSRRGSGLGKRGAADARRQEKMADSDNNQDGANSSAARTDEASQGASASSSVAGAVGMTTSGESESDDSEMGRLQALLEARGLPPHLFGPLGPRMSQLFHRTIGSGASSKAQQLLQGLQATGDESQQLQAAIEMCQLLVMGNEETLGGFPVKSVVPALITLLQMEHNFDIMNHASRALTYMMEALPRSSAVVVDAIPVFLEKLQVIQFIDVAEQALTALEMLSRRHSKAILQAGGLADCLLYLEFFSINAQRNALAIAANCCQSITPDEFHFVADSLPLLTQRLTHQTAV from the exons ATGTCCAACCGGCCTAATTCCAATCCAGGGGGGTCACTGCGCCGTTCACAGAGGAACACTGCCGCGGCCCAGCCACAAGACCACACAGTCGCGGGAAG GTTGCAGTCAGAGCAGGTAAAACATAAAGCAAATTCCCCACCTGAAAATAGAAGACCTAATTCTAAGGCTTCCAAAGCCACAGCCAGCTCAGCCACTGGCCAGTCCAGAGGGCACAGCTCAAGAAG AAGCAGTCTTACTCTGTCCGTGGCTTCATTTGTGTTGCAAGACGATCCAGAGGCTGCAGGGACATCTGAACAAGAGCGACCAGGCCACCAATCAAAGAGTGAAGGCCCCAGAGGGCTAAAACgaagtgaagctcctgaccaAATTAGTACCTTTGGACCGACCCCTGCGAAGAAACCCAAATCACTCCCACCAACCCGAGACAATACCTTAGAGACAAAGAAAGGCCCAGCTAAATCCAAGAAGAGGTCAGTTACTTCAGAACCACCTGCATCGTCAGGTCGAGGGTCAAGTAAGAAGAGCGGGGCCACCTGGGCCTCACCAGTACAGAAACGGAGGAAAGTGGACTCTCTCCCCGGTCTAAGTAGTACCGCTGGGTCCCTCCCCAATTGTACTGAGGGCAGAACTGCAAAACCCACCAAGCTGGCGTCTAAATCGGCCGCCTCAGCCAAAGCTGGGTGTAGCAACGTGAcagactcctcctcctctgcctccacctcctcttcttcctctaccACCGGAACCAACAGTACCATCACCCAGGGTGCCAGAGTCAAACAGGGAAAAGATCAGTCTAAGGCACGTCGCTCTCGCTCAGCTTCAAGTCCCTCCCCGCGTCGTAGTACTCGTGACAAGGAGCAGGGAAAATCTGCCAGCTCTTCAAAATTTGAGTGGGCAGCTCGCTTCAACCCCAAAGTCAACCTACCAAAACCGAAACTGTCCTTGCCCGGATCCTCCAAAACTGAGTCCTCCAAACCTGGGCCATCAGGATTACAAGCTAAACTAGCAA GTTTGAGGAAATCCACTAAGAAGCGCAGCGAGTCTCCTCCAGCAGAGCTCCCCAGCTTTCGGCGGAGCACACGTCAGAAGACCACGGGCTCCTGTGCCAGCACTAG TCGGCGGGGCTCAGGCCTGGGCAAGCGCGGGGCAGCCGACGCTCGCCGACAGGAGAAAATGGCCGACTCCGACAACAATCAGGATGGGGCCAACTCATCAGCTGCTCGCACTGATGAGGCATCACAAGGGGCTTCGG CATCAAGCTCAGTTGCTGGAGCAGTGGGCATGACCACCTCTGGAGAGAGTGAGTCTGATGACTCTGAAATGGGAAGGCTTCAAG CCCTGCTCGAGGCCAGGGGTCTCCCCCCACATCTTTTCGGGCCACTGGGACCTCGTATGTCGCAGCTGTTTCACAGGACCATAGGCAGTGGAGCCA GCTCCAAGGCTCAGCAGCTACTGCAAGGCCTGCAGGCCACAGGGGACGAGTCTCAGCAGCTCCAAGCTGCTATTGAGATGTGCCAGCTGCTAGTTATGGGCAACGAGGAAACGCTTGGTGGATTTCCTGTTAAAAGTGTAGTGCCCGCTTTG ATTACGCTGTTACAAATGGAGCATAACTTTGATATT ATGAATCACGCTTCTCGTGCACTCACATATATGATGGAGGCACTGCCTCGATCCTCTGCCGTGGTGGTAGATGCTATTCCTGTCTTCCTGGAAAAG CTTCAGGTGATCCAGTTTATTGACGTAGCTGAGCAGGCCCTCACTGCCTTGGAGATGTTGTCAAGGAGACACAGCAAAGCCATTTTGCAGGCT GGTGGGCTTGCTGACTGCCTCCTCTACCTTGAATTCTTTAGCATAAATGCTCAGAGGAATGCTTTAGCCATTGCAGCAAACTGCTGCCAGAGCATTACTCCAGATGAGTTCCACTTTGTTGCTGATTCTCTCCCACTGTTGACTCAGAGACTCACACACCAG ACAGCAGTATAA